The following proteins are co-located in the Candidatus Nanosynbacter sp. HMT-352 genome:
- a CDS encoding transglycosylase SLT domain-containing protein: MEAAGAGVCEGFRPLVAKYDWNVDIAMAVMKAESGCRTNALGYNTNGTNDAGLFQVNSIHDMTDRRYHPEYNVALAYKIYATRSKWDSSGWKAWSVCLNGKVKCY; this comes from the coding sequence GTGGAGGCAGCTGGCGCAGGTGTCTGCGAGGGGTTTCGACCGCTGGTCGCTAAATACGACTGGAACGTGGATATCGCTATGGCAGTGATGAAGGCTGAGAGTGGATGCCGAACAAACGCTCTGGGATACAACACGAATGGAACGAATGACGCTGGTTTATTCCAGGTCAATTCAATCCACGACATGACAGACAGGCGGTACCATCCAGAATATAATGTGGCGCTCGCTTATAAGATTTATGCGACACGCAGTAAGTGGGATTCGAGCGGGTGGAAGGCGTGGAGCGTATGTCTGAACGGTAAGGTGAAATGTTACTAA